ATTGCGTAAAGGCGTTTCTTGTCCGTAGATGAATTTACGTTCTAGGTTATTGCAAATTACCCATACGGCGATCGCGATCGCCGCCGTACCAGAACCAAGCAAAATCAAGGTTAAATTGGCTGGGGCAAAAATATAACTGAGTAATGGCGTGGCTGTCCATGCGATCGCTGCAAGCACCATACTGATCATCTTAATCTTGCGGACATTTCGCAAAGCTTGGCTGCAACTTGCACACTTGGAAGTATGCGAATGATAGCGATCTAAGAGAACTTCTTTTGCTAAGGGTGCAGCTAATCTCTGATCGACAAAGGGATCGGCTTCATAACGATTGACCCATTTCCGTAATTCCGAAACATAGGTGTCGGCGGCTGTTGCCAAATAGAAAGCCTTAGCATAATTGCCATCAATTTCTGGCTGAGCGAGAGCTTGGGCTAAATAACGCTCTTGATAATGCAGAAAAATCTGGTCATCTTCTAAGATTCCATTTTGTCCAATATGTGAATACCAACGTGGCGTAATGCCAATAAAAAATCTGGGAATTGCCGAATTAAATTGGAAGGGAAATCTCGCAAACAAGCGACATTCACCTTTGCGAGTGGGTGTTGCATATACAGCCGTGATCGTGCGACCAAATTGCTTAGACGTGAGGTCATGCCACATTAGCGACGGTGCGATGAAGGTAGTGTCTTGCTTTCCTAATTTGCCTCGTCTTGGTCCTTCTTCCCAAGTTCCAGTAAAACCGTACTTATCACTTTCGAGAACTTCTAAAACCATCGGTGCAGCATTGGCACGATTGCCGACGGATTTGTGATGGGTAAAGGGAAGATGACTCGCATCAAGGACATTCTCTAAAAGGGTAATCGCATCGTAGGGTAAGTCGCGGAAAGTGCCGAAAAGAGTCCATTTCTCAGTCTCAGTTTCCAATGGTTCGATGATTGGAATTTTGACGTGAGGTGCATTTTCGGGCTTGCCCGCGTAAATAAACAGTAAGCCTTGACGCTCGGCAGTGGGCAAAGACTTTACACAAGCACGTTTTGATGTGTGAGCTAGTCCGCCTTCGGGTTGTTGAGGTATGCGATCGCAGTTTCCATCTCCCTTAAAAGCCCAACCGTGATAGGGGCATTCTAACAAGCCATCCTCCGCAATTCTTCCTTCCGATAGAGGGACTAACCGATGGGGACAGCGATCGTCGAAGGCTTTCCATGAGTTTGTATGCCGATCCCACCAAATCACCAAATCACGTTCTAACAAGGTAAATTTGGCAGGTTTAGTTTTATCTAGGTCTTCAATATAAAAGACGGGATACCATACCTCTTGCCAATCAAAGCGATCGGGATCTTGTCCACCCGCAGGCAAAACTTGCGATCGCCGATCAGCCTCAGATTTGGATTTGTCATCGAGATTATCCCTGAGCAAAGTGCTTGCAGTCATAGCTAATGGACTCTTCGCTTTGTAAAGTTATGTAAATAGTTTAGCTTGCGATCGCTGATTACAGGTGAGGCGCAATTTTGACTTTTTTTGTCATCTGTGATTATTTAATTTGCCAGCCTTTCATTTTATCGGGATTCATCAAACCGTAGGGATCGACTTGGCGCTTGAAGTTGAGCTGATCGTAATCAACTGTTTTCATGCCCCCATCTTCGAGAATATAGGTATGGGGATTGGCAATAAATACACCCTGCGACTCATGGTATTCAATGATTTCATTTAGGCGGTCACCCGTCGTAAAGCGCACCACTTGAATCGCCGCAGGAATTACGACTCCATTTACTTTGATAAATTCCAAATGCATCATCACCTCATCACCGAAATGCTCATACATTTGCTGCACAAGTTCTAATTTCGGATCGTTTAGAAATAGGCTTTGGAGATAAGTCAGAGAAGCATCAGCAGCACGAGCATGTAAAGTAGTGTGATTCCATGAGAATTCAACTAGACTAATCCCCTTACTCGCTTCCTGAGCGCTTTTCTCATAGAAAATCTCACCTTTGAATTCTTGAATGAGGCTTTTAAACGGTTCGCGATCGCTTTCGGCAACTAGCACTAAAGCACAATGGGAATCTGCGGGAATATAACTCTGTAAAGCTATGAAATAATTAGAAATTGGTGCGCAATGAACACTGATCATCTTTTTGATAATGCCATCACTATTCCCCAACGCTTGCCCAAATCTCGCCGCAGTCATGAAATCAGCAAAACTGACCACATACTCAGCCCAGCCATAGGCAGGAGCTAATGGAACTTCCAATTCGGTAATGATGCCATTTGTGCCATAGGCATGTGCAACCTTCTGAACATCATCACCACGTAGTTCAATGACTCTTGGTTCATCTTCAAGGGTAACGACACGCACCGCTCGCAAGTTGCCGCGATCGCGCAACTGCCCGTACAAAACTGATCCAATTCCCCCGCTACCACCTGCGATAAATCCGCCTACAGTCGCACTTCGCACCGTTGATGGAACCATCCGCGATTCCCAGCCAATTTCTTGAGCTTTTTTATCAAGGGTCACCATTTTTACGCCTGTTTCTACACAAGCAACTCCTGCCTTAACCCATTTGATTTCTTGCAGTCGCGAAGTTTCTAAAATCACCCCACCCTTGAGGGGAGTACATTGTCCATAGTTACCTGTACCACTACCGCGCACTGTCAAGGGGATCTGATATTTTACGCAAGTTTTAGCGATTCTCAGTACTTCACTTTCGTTGCTAGGACGAACTACAACATCGCCAACTTTGCCCGCTAATAATGGAACAAGAACTGGACTAAAGTGAGCATAATCCTCTGAAAGTTTTGCAACTTGGGTGGGATTGGTAATTGTCTCAAGCCCCGATAATTCTTCTAACAGATTGTCTAAAGATATTTGCATATTTGCCGACTGTCGCTATCATCCTATTCTAGTTCTGAAAAGCTTTACTAGGATAGCCATGACATAGTTTACCAAAGGGAAGGAGAAATCACGTTAAATATAGGAATGTAAGTTTTGCTTAGGACATAAAACCAAAAAGATGAGTGGCGGCACTGCGAAGTGCCGCCACTCATCTTTTTGGTTTTGATCTGTCCTAGCTATTTCTTGTATTGCTATATCAGCAATTTTCATAATAAAAACCCGTCATTTTCGAGACGCAAGAAAGAAGGAAAGCGATGCCAAGCAACGCTTTCCTTCTTTCTTGTTTTAGTTAGAGCACAAAGCGCTGTACAATCGCTAGAACTTACTACACAATCCACAACAAATAAAAAAGCCTCTCCGCAAGGAGAGGCTTTTTTATTTCGAGATGACTAGACTAGTCGATTAACCGTTGATAGCAGGAGCAGCCATTGCTACTGGTGCTACATCAACAGCAGCCAAATCGAGAGGGAAGTTGTGAGCGTTGCGCTCGTGCATTACTTCCATACCCAAGTTAGCGCGGTTGATTACGTCTGCCCAGCTAGGTACTACTCGTCCTTGGCTGTCAGAAATCGATTGGTTGAAGTTGAAACCGTTCAAGTTGAATGCCATTGTGCTTACGCCCAATGCGGTGAACCAGATGCCAACTACTGGCCATAGAGCCAAGAAGAAGTGCAAGGAACGGCTATTGTTGAAGGAAGCGTATTGGAAAATCAAGCGACCGAAGTAGCCGTGGGCTGCAACGATGTTGTAGGTTTCTTCTTCTTGTCCGAATTTGTAACCAGCGTTTTGGCTTTCATTTTCGGTTGTTTCACGAATCAAGCTGGAGGTTACGAGTGAACCGTGCATGGCACTGAACAAGGAACCGCCGAACACGCCTGCTACTCCTAACATGTGGAAAGGATGCATCAAGATGTTGTGTTCTGCTTGGAATACGATCATGAAGTTGAAAGTACCAGAGATACCCAAAGGCATACCGTCAGAGAATGATCCTTGTCCGATTGGGTAGATCAAGAATACTGCGGTTGCTGCTGCTACGGGCGCAGAGTATGCTACTGCGATCCAAGGACGCATACCGAGGCGGTAAGACAATTCCCATTCACGTCCCATGTAGCAGAAAATGCCGAGCAAGAAGTGGAATACTACCAATTGGTAAGGACCACCGTTGTATAGCCATTCGTCAAGGCTATCTGCTTCCCAAATGGGGTAGAAGTGCAAGCCAATCGCGTTAGAAGAAGGAACAACTGCGCCAGAAATCATGTTGTTTCCGAATAGCAAGCTGCCTGCTACTGGTTCGCGGATTCCGTCGATATCGACTGGAGGTGCGGCGATGAAGGCGATGATGAAGCAAATGGTGGCGGAGAGTAAGCAAGGGATCATGATTACGCCGAACCAACCTACATAGAGGCGGTTTTCGGTGCTGGTGATCCAATTGCAAAACTGATCCCACAGTGACGTGTTTTCACGTCTTTGTACTGCTGTTGTCATGATTGCAAATAATCCTTTTGGGAATGAATAAGTTATGAAATTTTATATATAAGCCTAAGCCTATCCATCTAGATTACATTGAAGTATTGCGTAATGTAAATAGTTAAATCTTAAATCTATCTATAGATAAATGCGATCGCTGGGAAGCCCTGAACATTTAGAAATAGCCGATCATTTTAACTTCGGTTTCCAGTACAACCCCATAGCGATCGCTAATTACTGTTTTAATGTGTTCTATGAGACTGAAAATATCGTTGGCTTTTGCGTTACCAAGATTGACGATGAAATTGGCATGTAGTTCTGAAACTTGAGCATTGCCGATTTGATAGCCTTTCAGTCCAGCGTCTTGGATGAGTCTTGCTGCAAATTGAGGTAAAGGATTACGAAAAACACTACCGCAGTTAGGCAAGTGATAGGGCTGCGTAGTATGCCTCACTTTGAGCTTTGCCTCAGTGTCAGCAGCGATCGCATCTGGATCACCACCAGTCTGCAATTTGAAAGTTGCCTCTGTGACTAGTTGTGATGATGCTTGTAAAGCAGAGGTACGATAACTGAAATCTAAGTCTTGGGGATAAATTAGCTTAGGTTCACCAGTCAAGTTAACAGTCTGTACTGATACCACACAATCCGCCGCACAACCGCCCTGCGCTCCCGCATTCATCACCACTAATCCGCCTACCGTTCCGGGGATGCCAACCGCCCATTCAAAACCTGACCAACCACGACTAGCCGCTTGCATGGCTAAACGGGCTACAGGTTCACCAGAAGCGGCTGTAACCTGTCCAGATTGCTCATCAAACTCAATCCCGCGTAGGTGGCGAGTGCAGATGACTAAACCTGATAAACCTTGATCGCTAATTAAGAGATTGCTCCCTGCGCCAATAATCGTGATCGGTAAATTTCTAGAGCTTGCCCATACCAAACTATCGGCAAGCTCTAAAGATGTGCGCGGTGAAATGAAGTATTCAGCCGCGCCACCGACACGCATCGAAGTTAGCCCTGCCAGAGATACGTTCGAGCGAATTGGAGTTTGGGTGTGAAGATCGAGTGACATTGGCTTGGGAGTAAAACTAATTGATAGAGGAATCGCTTGGCAATTCCTCTATTTCTTTCATTGTGGGCGCGATCGCCTGATTGAGATTGCCAGCCCCAAGAAATACGGCGAGATCTCCAGATTGTAGTCTTTTTACTAAAAATGCTTGGATATCTTTGAGGGTTGGCAAGTAATGTACTTGATCTCGCACAGAGGCGATCGCTTCAGCAACTTGTGAGCCTGTAATCTTGCCATCGTTGGGTTCACTGGCGGCATAGATATCAGTGACAATCACCATGTCAGCATCGGTAAAGGAATGGCTAAACTCTGATAAAAATCGATGAGTGCGGCTATAACGATGGGGCTGAAAGATGGCAACTACCCGACTAGTAGTATTTTGTTGTCTGGCTGAGGCAAGCGTGGCAATAATTTCACTAGGGTGATGAGCGTAGTCATCGACAAAAGTAATCCCGTTCTGCACACCTTTAATCTCAAAGCGGCGACTAGCACCCACAAAATCAGGTAAAGCATCAGCGATCGCTTGCCACTCAACGCCCACATAACGCGCCACTGCGATCGCTGCTAGAGCATTACTAAGGTTATGTTTACCAAGGAGTCCTAACGAAATTTGCCCTAAAGGTTTGCCCCGTTCGATCACTAAGGCTTGGGTATCTGAAGGGCTGTACTGCACATCATTTACCGTATAGTCAGCCAAAGGATCACTCAAACTATAGGTTAGATCTAAACGAATATGCTCCTTCACCGTGGGGCAATCAATAGAACCAACGACAACTTCACAACGTTTTGCAAAAGTCTGAAAAATTTCAATGACCTGTTCAAGGTTGTGGTAATGATCAGGATGGTCTAACTCAATGTTGGTAATGATGCCAATGTGAGACAAGAATTTCACCAACGTGCCATCGGATTCATCAGCCTCAGCAACTAGATATTTGCCATTGCCTAAACGGGCGTTGCCTTGCCAAGCGCTAACTTCACCGCCAATGATAATACTGGGATCTATTCCTCCCTTGAGCAGTAAAAATCCTACTAAGCTACTGGTTGTCGTTTTGCCATGCGTTCCTGCAACCGAGATCGCTTGAAATTGCTCGATCAAAGCGGCTAATAAATCAGAACGATGCAAAATTGGCAAGCGATTAGCCAGAGCCACCTGAAATTCGGGATTTTGTTGGTTGATCGCAGTCGAACAGACCACTTGAGGAGCATTTGCTAGATCGATGTTGTCTGCATGATGCCCTTGAAATGTCTTTACACCAAGATCCTGTAGCTTTTGAGTGATGCGATTGCTACTAAGATCTGAGCCAGATACCGTAAATCCTTGCTTCGCTAAGATATAGGCGATCGCCGACATCCCGATCCCGCCAATACCTACAAAATGAAACGGTCTACCGCTGAAATCAACTGGATTCAGCATTTATACTTCTTACCTACCAAATAACGAGCCTAATAATAACAGATCAAAAGGTGCTGATTCGCGCCATATTGTGATTTAAACCACTTGATTTAAACCATCAATGATTCTAAGCCTTCAGGGTTGAGGATACACAACACATCGCGATCGGGAATACGCTGAATTAAATTTTTGCGCTCTAGCTTGCCCAGTACGCGAGTTACTGTCTCTCTAGCTAAACCACTTAGACTACTAAGTTCTCGATGGGGCAAATTGGGGATTTCTAAGCCACCACTGACTTTTGTACCTTGACCTTCAGCCAGAAAGAGCAGGACATCGGCAACGCGAGAAGTGCTATCAGCTTCCCGCAAGCGTAAACGTCGATTAACTTGGCGGAGGCGCTTTGCCATGAGCCTTGCTAAATGTATGCCTGCGGTTGGTTCTGTTTCAATCAAATGTACAAAATCTGAAGCTGGCAGGCTGCCGATAGTTGTGGGGGTGAGGGTAATCACGTCAGTCGATCGCGGCACTTGATCGAGGGGAGCCATTTCACCAAACATCTCGCCAAATCCGAGAATATTTAGCGTTATTTCTTTACCATCCAGATTGTAGGTGCGAATTTTTGCCCAGCCTTCCAAGATGAAATAGACTGAGTTACCCCAATCATTTTCTAGCAAAATTACTTGATCGGCTGGATGACTGCGCGTGACCATGTGCGCTGTTGCCCTAATTACGGATTCATCAGGTAGCCCCACAAAGAATGGGGCAGACATAATTTTTTGCTGAAGATCAGTTCCATCCCGCATAGTGGCTGCTCGTAGCTCTTAAAATTTTTCTGTAAGTAATCACTCTATCCGAGTTTGTGGCGATAGGTATTGCTAATCAGCATAATGACTTAGTTATTGTAATTAATTTATTCCCAAAATCTAAAGCAATTTGCAACTAAGTAATCCGCAAAAATAAAAGAATCAGTTCTTAGCGGCAAAGCTGCGCCATTAAAACCCGATTCTTTTGTTAACGTGACGTGAGTTCGATATAGCCATTTACGGCGAGCTTCGCTCGCCGTAAATGGCGAAAAATGGTAAGAATAGCTTAGCTATTCTTACCATTTTTCGCTTTCGTCAAACTTACGTTTTTATTAACATATTTGTAAAGATACTGATCTCCAAGCCCCAATCTCATTATTCCACGTATCTAAATATTAACTGATGTTACGTGGAACTCAGATGATGAATTGCTTGCTGCTAGAGAAGCAGGGCAACCACGGGGGGATTGCCCCTACCTCAATAATTTAGATTCTGTAGGGCTGCGCCCCCGTGCCAGCCCCAGACTTCCGAAATCGCAGGAATTGCTTCCACGTAACATCAGTATTAACTTGCATTCCCAAGTAACTTGTGTAGCCTTGAGGCAAGAGATTGAATAATTCCGTTGGGATGAGTTTCTTCGGTAGGGGGGATCGAAGCTTCAATGTCAGCGACAACTTCGGGCGGAAGGTCTAGTATCCGAACAAGTCTTTGATAAGCTGCGGCTTCATCAAGGTTGATCATGGGTTCATCAGGATTGCGCCGACTAGATTGGATCACTTGGTAGCCAAGCCTGAGGGTCATTTTGCGATCCTCTATACTTTTAATGTTGGGGACGACTTCTTCTAGGGGAATATTTTGTCCTAAATAATCTTTGAGACGGGTTTTCAGCGCATTACGTTCTGCATCGGTCTTGGCAAATAACATTGCAAATTCATCAAGCATTAGCCGAATTTCATCAGGCTCCAGCTTGCCATCAGCCCATGCCATTGCGGCTACAGCCCGAAGCATATCCATCTGACGAGGACTAATCGGAGGTGGGAGTTCTTGAGGTGTCATAGATTTACCCTTAGCCAAGTTTGTTTGCCAAATATGCACAAATCATAGGCTAGATTTTATAAAAACATGTCTTACCTTTATTAATGTTTATAGGGTTGCCCTGCGGAAGGATCTAGACAAAGATTTTGAATCTTGATCTACCTTTCAATAACTGATGTTACGTGGAACTCAGATGATGAATCTCTTGTTGCTAGCACGACAGGGCAACCACGGGGGGATTGCCCCTACTCCAATAATTTAGATTTTTGTAGATTTTTGTAGGGGCTATGCCACAGGGCAAGCCCTAGACTTAGATGATCGTAGGAATTCTATCCACGTAACATTAGTCAATAAATTTCATTTATAGCTGTCGCCATTCTTGTTAGGACGTAATACCCAAACCCAAATATTGTGAGGCGGCTCGAAGCGCCGCCTCACAATATTTGGGTTTACAGGTGGCTATAGCTATAGATTCTTAATTATTTCAAGATGAAAGCTTTTGTTTAAGTAAATCGACATTTACGGCGCTTAAATCAACTTGAATTTCTAATCGTTGTTTTTCATCACGAAATAGTAATACTGCATCACCATTAGGTTGAATGATGCTACCAAACTGCGGATCGGAGATTTGAATTTTTTGGTAGACGATTTTGGGGAGGGTGATGCGGAGTTGATAGCTGCGACCTGAAGATGGCAGGATGTCTAACTGTTGAGTAAATAAATTGAGTTGAAAATAACCGACGGAGATATTGCGTTCGTCGGGGCTATTGGGCTTATACCAATAGAGGGTAATACCTCGGAGGCTTGGTGTTTGAATTGCAAAGGTTTCGTCGAGAGCTTGCTTATTCCAGTTGATCGCATTGCGATCGCTATTTTCGGTTAAGGGGCGTTGTTGCCAGATAATTTCTTGCCCCGCAAGAGATGTCCACCATTGGGCAATGCGGGCGAGATTGGCTTCAGCATCTGGTTCGGTGCTGCCAAGTGTCCAAGTAATGGTTGAATCCATTATTTTTAGGTACGTTTATTTGACATTTACATAGAGAATAAAAGCATAGCAGATGCATTTGAGGAGATCTAAGAGAAATGTTTGGAATTGGCTGGCCTGAGGTAATTGTGATTTCGCTTGTGGGTGTGGCAATTTTTGGGGCAAAGCGTATCCCTGAAATTGGTCGCAGTGTAGGACAAGCTTTGCGTGGATTTCAAGATGAAGTAAAGAGTAGTGGTGAAACTACTGATAAGTCAGACTCCCTAGATAAAGACTAGTAATACCAATTCACGCAAGTGTTGCCACGCTTTTGTGAATTAAAAACCAAACCCAGTAAGGGTTTTAAAAACACAAAATAGCTTAGCTATTTTGTGTTTTGGTATAACTTTCAGCGCCGTAGGCGCTGAAAGTTACTAAAGTCTGCCTGATTGAGCAGGGCAACATAGGCTGAACCTTGGGCAATGAGTTGAATTAAGCGCTCTTCGGGTAAATCCTCCAAAAATTCTTCGTCCTCGTCTGGAGATCGCTCAAGGTTGGGGGATTGCTTCTCAGGCGATCGCATTGGAGATGCTTGCAATGGTATTGCGAGATTAATCTTGAGATGCTGTGGTGGAATGACAAGTAGTTTACTAGCCCATTCGATCGCTACTACACCAAGGGGAAAATCTTCGCCGCGCCAATATTCTTCTAAATGCAAGCTGGGAACTTGAGGAGGCTCTAGTCGATAAAGATCAATGTGATAAAGTGGCAGGCGACCTTCCGTATATTCATCAATTAGGGTAAATGTTGGACTAGTGATCGTGGTGCTAATCCCAAGGGCGCGACCAAAGGCTTGCATAAAAGTGGTTTTGCCACTGCCAAGATTACCTTCGAGCAGAATAATTGTCCCTGCGGTCACGATTTGAGCTAGTTTGGTGGCGATCGCTTGAGTTTCATCAAGATTATTGGCATAAATCTCAATCTTTACAGTCTCAGTCATAATTCGGGTAAACTTTTGTACTAGGTAAAGAGTCTTTTTATCGCTAAATGGTTCTTAAGTAAGTTGTTGAAATTAACTGTAGGATGGGTTAGCGATAGCGTAACCCATGATTTTTAAGAAATTGATGCGTTAAGTTGCACTAATGCATCCTACAAATAATTAGACCTT
This genomic stretch from Pseudanabaena galeata CCNP1313 harbors:
- a CDS encoding aromatic ring-hydroxylating dioxygenase subunit alpha, encoding MTASTLLRDNLDDKSKSEADRRSQVLPAGGQDPDRFDWQEVWYPVFYIEDLDKTKPAKFTLLERDLVIWWDRHTNSWKAFDDRCPHRLVPLSEGRIAEDGLLECPYHGWAFKGDGNCDRIPQQPEGGLAHTSKRACVKSLPTAERQGLLFIYAGKPENAPHVKIPIIEPLETETEKWTLFGTFRDLPYDAITLLENVLDASHLPFTHHKSVGNRANAAPMVLEVLESDKYGFTGTWEEGPRRGKLGKQDTTFIAPSLMWHDLTSKQFGRTITAVYATPTRKGECRLFARFPFQFNSAIPRFFIGITPRWYSHIGQNGILEDDQIFLHYQERYLAQALAQPEIDGNYAKAFYLATAADTYVSELRKWVNRYEADPFVDQRLAAPLAKEVLLDRYHSHTSKCASCSQALRNVRKIKMISMVLAAIAWTATPLLSYIFAPANLTLILLGSGTAAIAIAVWVICNNLERKFIYGQETPLRNL
- a CDS encoding FAD-binding oxidoreductase, encoding MQISLDNLLEELSGLETITNPTQVAKLSEDYAHFSPVLVPLLAGKVGDVVVRPSNESEVLRIAKTCVKYQIPLTVRGSGTGNYGQCTPLKGGVILETSRLQEIKWVKAGVACVETGVKMVTLDKKAQEIGWESRMVPSTVRSATVGGFIAGGSGGIGSVLYGQLRDRGNLRAVRVVTLEDEPRVIELRGDDVQKVAHAYGTNGIITELEVPLAPAYGWAEYVVSFADFMTAARFGQALGNSDGIIKKMISVHCAPISNYFIALQSYIPADSHCALVLVAESDREPFKSLIQEFKGEIFYEKSAQEASKGISLVEFSWNHTTLHARAADASLTYLQSLFLNDPKLELVQQMYEHFGDEVMMHLEFIKVNGVVIPAAIQVVRFTTGDRLNEIIEYHESQGVFIANPHTYILEDGGMKTVDYDQLNFKRQVDPYGLMNPDKMKGWQIK
- the psbA gene encoding photosystem II q(b) protein, whose translation is MTTAVQRRENTSLWDQFCNWITSTENRLYVGWFGVIMIPCLLSATICFIIAFIAAPPVDIDGIREPVAGSLLFGNNMISGAVVPSSNAIGLHFYPIWEADSLDEWLYNGGPYQLVVFHFLLGIFCYMGREWELSYRLGMRPWIAVAYSAPVAAATAVFLIYPIGQGSFSDGMPLGISGTFNFMIVFQAEHNILMHPFHMLGVAGVFGGSLFSAMHGSLVTSSLIRETTENESQNAGYKFGQEEETYNIVAAHGYFGRLIFQYASFNNSRSLHFFLALWPVVGIWFTALGVSTMAFNLNGFNFNQSISDSQGRVVPSWADVINRANLGMEVMHERNAHNFPLDLAAVDVAPVAMAAPAING
- the murB gene encoding UDP-N-acetylmuramate dehydrogenase; translated protein: MSLDLHTQTPIRSNVSLAGLTSMRVGGAAEYFISPRTSLELADSLVWASSRNLPITIIGAGSNLLISDQGLSGLVICTRHLRGIEFDEQSGQVTAASGEPVARLAMQAASRGWSGFEWAVGIPGTVGGLVVMNAGAQGGCAADCVVSVQTVNLTGEPKLIYPQDLDFSYRTSALQASSQLVTEATFKLQTGGDPDAIAADTEAKLKVRHTTQPYHLPNCGSVFRNPLPQFAARLIQDAGLKGYQIGNAQVSELHANFIVNLGNAKANDIFSLIEHIKTVISDRYGVVLETEVKMIGYF
- the murC gene encoding UDP-N-acetylmuramate--L-alanine ligase encodes the protein MLNPVDFSGRPFHFVGIGGIGMSAIAYILAKQGFTVSGSDLSSNRITQKLQDLGVKTFQGHHADNIDLANAPQVVCSTAINQQNPEFQVALANRLPILHRSDLLAALIEQFQAISVAGTHGKTTTSSLVGFLLLKGGIDPSIIIGGEVSAWQGNARLGNGKYLVAEADESDGTLVKFLSHIGIITNIELDHPDHYHNLEQVIEIFQTFAKRCEVVVGSIDCPTVKEHIRLDLTYSLSDPLADYTVNDVQYSPSDTQALVIERGKPLGQISLGLLGKHNLSNALAAIAVARYVGVEWQAIADALPDFVGASRRFEIKGVQNGITFVDDYAHHPSEIIATLASARQQNTTSRVVAIFQPHRYSRTHRFLSEFSHSFTDADMVIVTDIYAASEPNDGKITGSQVAEAIASVRDQVHYLPTLKDIQAFLVKRLQSGDLAVFLGAGNLNQAIAPTMKEIEELPSDSSIN
- a CDS encoding Crp/Fnr family transcriptional regulator codes for the protein MRDGTDLQQKIMSAPFFVGLPDESVIRATAHMVTRSHPADQVILLENDWGNSVYFILEGWAKIRTYNLDGKEITLNILGFGEMFGEMAPLDQVPRSTDVITLTPTTIGSLPASDFVHLIETEPTAGIHLARLMAKRLRQVNRRLRLREADSTSRVADVLLFLAEGQGTKVSGGLEIPNLPHRELSSLSGLARETVTRVLGKLERKNLIQRIPDRDVLCILNPEGLESLMV
- a CDS encoding tellurite resistance TerB family protein, which produces MTPQELPPPISPRQMDMLRAVAAMAWADGKLEPDEIRLMLDEFAMLFAKTDAERNALKTRLKDYLGQNIPLEEVVPNIKSIEDRKMTLRLGYQVIQSSRRNPDEPMINLDEAAAYQRLVRILDLPPEVVADIEASIPPTEETHPNGIIQSLASRLHKLLGNAS
- the tatA gene encoding twin-arginine translocase TatA/TatE family subunit translates to MFGIGWPEVIVISLVGVAIFGAKRIPEIGRSVGQALRGFQDEVKSSGETTDKSDSLDKD
- the tsaE gene encoding tRNA (adenosine(37)-N6)-threonylcarbamoyltransferase complex ATPase subunit type 1 TsaE: MTETVKIEIYANNLDETQAIATKLAQIVTAGTIILLEGNLGSGKTTFMQAFGRALGISTTITSPTFTLIDEYTEGRLPLYHIDLYRLEPPQVPSLHLEEYWRGEDFPLGVVAIEWASKLLVIPPQHLKINLAIPLQASPMRSPEKQSPNLERSPDEDEEFLEDLPEERLIQLIAQGSAYVALLNQADFSNFQRLRR